In the genome of Desulfonauticus submarinus, the window AAGGTGGCATAAGCAACTCAGGCACAAACTGACCACCAAACTTGCCAAAATAAGTATTAGTCATTTTTTTCTCCTTTAAAGTTAATTTGCTTTAAAATAGAGCTAACTTTTTCTTTACTTTTAATCCCTGGTCTACTCTCTACTCCAGAGTTTAAATCTATTCCTAAAGGACCAATCTCTAGTATCTTTCCTAAATTGTGGGGATTTATACCTCCAGCTAAAAAAATAGGATAATCCTTAAGAAGTTTTATCCATTCTCCAAACTCAATAATCCTCCCATGCCCTCCTAAAGATTTACCTGCATCAAATAAAAAATATTTCACAAAAGGCAAAAATATATCCAATTCCTTTTTCAACAAACTAACATTATCATATCTTTCTGGCCAAACCACTTTAATCACTTTTTCTGCCTCAAGTTCCTTACATAATTCAAAGTCATAATCTCCATGCAATTGAACAAAATCAAATTTATTCATTATATTTTGTATTTCATGTACTCCCTTATCTACAACAACACCAACCTTTTTAAGTTTAGTACAAAGATTATCAACAAATTCTAATTCTACTTTCCTAGGACTTTTTGAATACAAAATAAACCCTATTAAATCTATTTCCATCTTTTCTAGCCATTTTATATCAGATAAACGTGTAATACCACATACTTTGACAATCAATTATTACCTCCATAAACAAGATTTCTTAAAGTTAAGCATATTTTTTCTTGCTTCATTAAATATGTGCCTATTAAAAAAGCATCATATCCAATATTTTTTAAATCAACCAACACGCTTCTTTTACTTAATCCACTTGCTGAAATCCATATTTCATTATCTTCCTTATATTTTATTAAATTATAAGAAGTTTCTAAATTCACCTTTAAAGAATTTAAATCCCTATTATTTACTTGAATAATCTTAGCCCCTACGCGTTTTGCTATTTCCAAATCCTTTTCAGAAAACACTTCTACAACTGGTTCTAGCTTCTTTTCCAAAGAATAAAAATATAATCGTTCAAAATCACTCATATCTTCAAACAATCTAACAATTAAAAGAACAGCAGAAGCTGGTGTAGTTGCTGTAATTTCTACTTGTAGGGGGTGAAAAATAAAATCTTTTCGTAAAATAGGAAGCCCAAACAGCGCAGCACGATATAAAAAGTCTATCTTGCCAGCAAAATAATTCTCTTCTGTTAAAATGGAAAACGCTATAGCACCTCCTTCTTTATAAAAAACAAGCACATTTTCCAAATCTGCCTTAGAATTAATATTTCCTAAAGAAGGAGAAGCCTTTTTAAATTCTGCTATAATGTTTATCTTATCTAAGGAGTTACTAATAGCCTTGGAAAACGATTCTTTATTTTTCCCCCACTCAGGAGGAAATTTATTATGAAATTTCAAATCAACTAGTATTTTTATTTCTTTTAACTTAGATTTTTTAAACTTATTTAGCATAATTGCTCCTTAGAAAACAAACTATTAACTCCTGTATTGACCTTTTCTCTAGCTTCTTGAAAACACAAACCTAAATCCTTTCCTTTTAACAAATACAAGACGCACCCTAGATTTAACGCTACCATAGCTTTTAATTCTTTTGGCCCCCTGCCTAATAGAACTTGTTTTTGAAGCAAGATAGCCTCCTCTTTAGTAGAACACATTAACTTTTCCTCTTCTACTATAGGGAATCCATAGTCAGCTGGATTTAATTCAAATGAAAAAATAGAGCCATTTTCAACAAAATATATTTTATTGATTCCACAAGGTGTTAATTCATCAAATCCTTTTGCTCCATATACTACGCATCCTTTTTTGATATTCTCTTTCTTAGCTAACACCCTTGCCACTAAAGGTAGAAATTCTTGATTAGGAACTCCTATAATTTGATGTGTGGGAAATGCAGGATTTAAAAGAGGGCCTATAAGATTAAATAGGGTCCTTACTCCAAGTTCTTTTCTAATAGGCGCTACATTAGCAAAGCAAGGATGAAAATAAGGAGCAAATAAAAAAACAAAATTTCTTTTTTTCAATTCTTGTTGGACTAAACTTTCTTCCTGAACAATAGGCAAATCTAAGGCCTCTACAACATCGGCACTCCCACAGGTGCTAGAAATAGCCCTATTACCATGTTTTACTACTTGTATCCCCATATCTGCTAAAAAAAACGCCACCGCAGTAGAACAATTAAAGCTTTTTTTACCATCTCCACCTGTACCACAAGTATCCACTAAAATTTGTCCAAGTCCCTTTACTTTCCTCGCTTTATCTAAAGCCACATCCACAGCACCTAAAATCTCATCTTCTGTTTCTCTTTTAGCACTAAGTCCCATTAAAAGGGCTGCTGTTTGTACAGGAGAAACTTTGTTTTCAAAAATTCTTTCAAAGGCCTGCCTACTTAACTGATAGTCCAGATCTCTTCCTTTACTAAGCCGATCAAGACAGACATTTATAACTTCCATTTTTACCTCCTTTTGTTATAAATTTAAAAAATTTTCTAAAATCTTAGGTCCGTTCTCACTTAAAACAGACTCGGGATGAAACTGTACACCATACCAAGGTCTATCTATATATTTTAATCCCATTACCTCCTTTTCTTTTGTCCAAGCTATGACTTCTAGCACTTGAACTTTTTGAGGATAAACTAACAAAGAATGATATCTTGTCATTGTAGTTGGACTTGGAATCCCGTTAAAAATTTTCTCTTCTTTTTTAAAATAAATAGGAGATGTTTTTCCATGCAAAATATTACGAGCTGGTTTTACTTTTGCACCTGCAAAATACCCTAAAATCTGATGGCCCAAACACACCCCTAAAATAGGAATTTTCTTCTTTACAAAACGCAATAAATCTAAACAATAACCCGCATTCTCTGGTTTACTTGGTCCAGGAGATATTAGTATTTTTTTTAGCCTTTTTAATTAATTCAAAAAGACTCTTATCATCATTACGTAATACTACAGGATCTTCTCCTAAAACTTGTAAGACCTGAACCAGGTTGAAAGTAAAGGAGTCATAATTGTCTATTAACAAAATCATCAGTTCCTCCCTGAATTTTTAAAGACTTTAATATTGCCTTGGCTTTATTTTGACATTCCTGCCACTCTTTTTCAGGATTAGAGTCAAACACAATCCCTGCCCCAGCCTGCCCATAGACCTTTCCTTTTCTAAACCACAATGTTCTAATGGTGATGCCAGTATCTAAACTTACCCATTCTTTGTCTAAACCGAGCCAACCAATTGCTCCTGCATAAGGACCTCTAGAATGTGGTTCTAGTTCAGCTATAATTTCCATAGCCCTTATTTTTGGAGCACCAGAAACAGTCCCTGCTGGAAAAGTCGCTTTAAGCACATCAATGGCTTTTAATCCTGATTTTAATGTAGATCTTAAATAAGAGGTAAGATGCATTACATGAGAAAATTTCTCCACCTGCATAAATTTTTCTACTCTTACACTACCTTTAGCAGATATTTTCCCCAAGTCATTTCTTCCTAAATCAACCAACATCACATGCTCAGCTCTTTCTTTTGGATCTGATAAGAGTTCTTTTGATAGTTCTATATCTTCTTGTTCAGTTTTTCCTCTAGGGCGAGTGCCAGCAATTGGTCTTAATTCTAAGAGATTCTTTTCACACTTAACCATTAATTCAGGCGAACATCCCAACAATGTCTCTGTCTCAAAACGCATAAAAAAACTATAAGGTGATGGATTAATTGACCTTAAACGACGATAGACTGTGAATTCATCTCCCTTAAAAGACGCCTCAAAACGAGTAGATAATACTACTTGGATGGCCTCTCCCTGTTGAATAAGTTTCTTTGTTTTTATTACAGCTTCTTGAAATTTCTGTTTAGAAAAAAGAAATTTTAATTTTCCTACTTTAATATCTGGGTGTTCTCTTCTTCTTTTAGGCCGTGGTAAATCTCCATGTCCACTTAAAGAAATAAAAATACAACGATGGTACAAATGCTCAAACAACAATAATTTTGAGGGAAGCACTAAACAGGCTTCTGCTTCCTCTACAGGTAAAAATGGGGTTAATTTTGGCTCAAAATGAGAGGCTAACCCATATCCAAGATAGCCAATTAAGGATCTCGTTAAAAAAGGACAGAAAATGTTTTTCGGGGATATAATTTTTAAATTATCTAGCAAATTTTGCAATCCATCTAAAAAACTCTCCCCTTGAAAGTCCAAAAAAGACTTTAAAGAGCTATCTCCTATTTTTAATTTTAATTTACCAGCCACACATCTTGCTTCTAAAATGAAGTCCCAGGCCAATAGACTATACTTGCCAAGTCTTCCATCAATTTCTGCACTTTCTAATAATATACCTGGTTTCTTACCAATTAAATCTAAAAAAAGAGATACAGGGGTTTGAGTATCTGCTGATAAGATTTTTGCTTCTTGCTCTAAAACAATCATTTAGCTTTCCTCCTTAAAAATAAAAAAAGCCGTATCCTCAGGGAGGACACGGCTTTTTAAAATCCATTGAAATTTTTAATAATATTATGGTCCTCCCTTTATTTTTATGTTTCTCCACCACCACCAAGCTTTCTCTGCCAACACTTCTAAATCTCCAGCCGCTGCTAAATTTAAATAAGATTTAAATTGACGCACACTTTCTCCAGAATATGGATTTTTTTCAAACAAATCTGCAAACAACCTAAAATCTTTTACCAACATTTTATAGGCAGAATCCATTCTCCTCTGAAAAGAAGGGGTAATAAATTGTTCAATCTCCTTTTGGCCAGCTTTATAAGCAAAATAGGTCAAGTTTGTTATAAAATTTAATCCTTGGATATAAGCCATTGCTTTATCATGCTCAACAGCAGAAACAATAAATGGATCAAATCCTAAATCTTGCCAAAAAGTATAAACCAACTCCATCTCAGATTCAGATATCTT includes:
- a CDS encoding prephenate dehydrogenase/arogenate dehydrogenase family protein, which produces MLKSIKQITIFGSRGQMGRLFFKKAKNSGYLVYGFDLPLNLQDIEDALSRSDLILLCVPIKSLTNVLKEISFYLHSSQILMDICSVKVLPLQMMEESFSGPVVGSHPLFGPDLKDDFRKIALCPGKISESEMELVYTFWQDLGFDPFIVSAVEHDKAMAYIQGLNFITNLTYFAYKAGQKEIEQFITPSFQRRMDSAYKMLVKDFRLFADLFEKNPYSGESVRQFKSYLNLAAAGDLEVLAEKAWWWWRNIKIKGGP
- a CDS encoding indole-3-glycerol-phosphate synthase — translated: MLNKFKKSKLKEIKILVDLKFHNKFPPEWGKNKESFSKAISNSLDKINIIAEFKKASPSLGNINSKADLENVLVFYKEGGAIAFSILTEENYFAGKIDFLYRAALFGLPILRKDFIFHPLQVEITATTPASAVLLIVRLFEDMSDFERLYFYSLEKKLEPVVEVFSEKDLEIAKRVGAKIIQVNNRDLNSLKVNLETSYNLIKYKEDNEIWISASGLSKRSVLVDLKNIGYDAFLIGTYLMKQEKICLTLRNLVYGGNN
- a CDS encoding anthranilate synthase component I family protein yields the protein MIVLEQEAKILSADTQTPVSLFLDLIGKKPGILLESAEIDGRLGKYSLLAWDFILEARCVAGKLKLKIGDSSLKSFLDFQGESFLDGLQNLLDNLKIISPKNIFCPFLTRSLIGYLGYGLASHFEPKLTPFLPVEEAEACLVLPSKLLLFEHLYHRCIFISLSGHGDLPRPKRRREHPDIKVGKLKFLFSKQKFQEAVIKTKKLIQQGEAIQVVLSTRFEASFKGDEFTVYRRLRSINPSPYSFFMRFETETLLGCSPELMVKCEKNLLELRPIAGTRPRGKTEQEDIELSKELLSDPKERAEHVMLVDLGRNDLGKISAKGSVRVEKFMQVEKFSHVMHLTSYLRSTLKSGLKAIDVLKATFPAGTVSGAPKIRAMEIIAELEPHSRGPYAGAIGWLGLDKEWVSLDTGITIRTLWFRKGKVYGQAGAGIVFDSNPEKEWQECQNKAKAILKSLKIQGGTDDFVNRQL
- the trpD gene encoding anthranilate phosphoribosyltransferase, producing the protein MEVINVCLDRLSKGRDLDYQLSRQAFERIFENKVSPVQTAALLMGLSAKRETEDEILGAVDVALDKARKVKGLGQILVDTCGTGGDGKKSFNCSTAVAFFLADMGIQVVKHGNRAISSTCGSADVVEALDLPIVQEESLVQQELKKRNFVFLFAPYFHPCFANVAPIRKELGVRTLFNLIGPLLNPAFPTHQIIGVPNQEFLPLVARVLAKKENIKKGCVVYGAKGFDELTPCGINKIYFVENGSIFSFELNPADYGFPIVEEEKLMCSTKEEAILLQKQVLLGRGPKELKAMVALNLGCVLYLLKGKDLGLCFQEAREKVNTGVNSLFSKEQLC
- a CDS encoding phosphoribosylanthranilate isomerase produces the protein MIVKVCGITRLSDIKWLEKMEIDLIGFILYSKSPRKVELEFVDNLCTKLKKVGVVVDKGVHEIQNIMNKFDFVQLHGDYDFELCKELEAEKVIKVVWPERYDNVSLLKKELDIFLPFVKYFLFDAGKSLGGHGRIIEFGEWIKLLKDYPIFLAGGINPHNLGKILEIGPLGIDLNSGVESRPGIKSKEKVSSILKQINFKGEKND